The segment CTCAATTATCACATCGACCGCTGTTACGCGCCCTGCAACGGTTCCATTTCCAAAGAAGAATATCGTAAGAACGTCATGGAAGCTGTGAAGTTCTTCAAAGGTGACACCGCAGGAATCATCAGTTCCCTACAGGAAAAAATGCAGGAGCATGCAAAAGCACAGGAGTTCGAAGCTGCTGCTGCGGTGCGTGACCAGATCGCAGCCCTCAAAAGCCTGTCCGAGCAGCAAACAGCCACAGCAGGGAACGATGACAGTGACCTCATAGCCACGGCAGCCGATGAGGAAACAATTTTCGTGCAGATATTCTATATCCGTGACGGGAACATGGTAGGCAAGGCCGATTTTTCACTTTCATGGGGAGATGCAGCAGGAGATATCACCAAAATTGTCGCGGAGTTCATCAAGCAATATTATCAGGATGCACCGGTTCCTCCGGAGATCCTTGTGCAGTACCAGATACCTGAAAAGGAACTTATCACAAAATGGCTGTCTGAAAAAGCATCCAGAAGTGTCAGCATACAGGTGCCTGCAAGAGGAGATAAGAAAAAGCTACTTGACATGGCTGCAAGGAATGCGGTCATGACAATGGAACAATCGCATATAAAGAAAAGTGACCAGGAGACTGCACTACAGGCACTGGTACAACTTCGTGATGAGCTCTCACTCCCTACCCTGCCGGTACAAATAGAGGGCTTTGACATCTCCAACATATCAGGGACTGATGCCGTAGGATCACTCGTGGTTTTCAACAACGGAATGCCTGCAAAGGACAAGTACAGGCATTTCAATATCAAGACCGTAAAAGGCATCGATGACTTTGCCATGATGGCAGAAGTGGTCAAGCGCCGGTACAAAAAACAGAAAACTGAGGATAACAAAATGCCTGACCTGATACTCATCGACGGTGGCCCGGGACAGGTCGGTGCTGCAATGGGATCACTTAAGGAACTGGGACTTGACATTCCCCTGGTCGGTCTGGCAAAACGGTTCGAGCATATCATCGTCCCGAAGGAAGGACAGGACGAGGTTGTCATACTTCCACATACATCCGATGCGCTCAGGATGCTCATGCAGGTGAGGGATGAATCACATCGCTTTGCAGTCTCTTCACATCGAAGAAGACGTACTGCAAGGTTGTCCCATTCTGAACTGGATTCAATACCAGGAATCGGCTCATCCAGAAAGAAAGCCCTTCTGAACAATTTCGGGTCCATCGATAAGATTGGGCGCGCTTCTATAGAGGAACTTGCGGAAGTGGAAGGTATCAGCAGAGGACTTGCTGAGAAGATCGCAGATCATTTCAAGAGCAAACAGGATTGAACATGGCCAGTCCCCAACCCCGGGACCAATATAGCATCATACTGACTCCCGGATAGATATAAAGAAGGAAGGATGAAAAAGAGATAAACTGAAGTCAGGCTTTGAAGTTGAGATAGTATTTTATTGGCAAAGTATCTTAATATCGGGTATCTTAATGTTGAAACAGGATATCGCATAAAGAACGATAAAAGGTGATGGAAGTTAATTCTATAGACGAACAGATCGAGGATACAAAGAAGGAACTTGAGGAAATGCTTGCATATCCTGATGAGAAACTGATCGACATCATCAAGGAAGTGGGGTTTGAATGCGACATGTGTGCCAAGTGCTGTACCAAAGAGTTCAACGACCATGTGTTCCTGCTCGACAAAGATACAGAGTTCATTAAAAGCATTGATCCAAACCTTATCAAACCTGCACCTTATTACGAGTTCTGCGACCAGAACGGGCGATTCTATGTTTCAGGTTATGCACTAAGAACAAAGGAGGATGGAAGTTGTGTCATGCTTGAGAACAAAAGATGTACCATGTATGACAGAAGGCTCACCATCTGTCGGCTTTACCCTTACATGCTCCACAGGGAAACGGATGATGAAGGAAACCTTGACTGGAGACAGATATCCGGACTTAACGAGCACGGGTGCTACCACTCCGAAATATCGGACAGTGAAGCTGAAAAAATAGCTGCAGACACAAAGGCTTATGAGGAAGCATACCTTCGCCAGCAGATAAGGTTCCTCGGGAAGGTCAGGGATCACTTCAAAAAGAACGGGCTTCGCCACGTAAAATCGATCTATGACAGGAAGATGCGTTCTTTTTCCAAAGGCGAAGAGATCGAAGTTTACGTATATTACAAGGACGAACTCGAACTTTCACGAGCATCCGTTGATGACTGAATAACTTCATTTATCCCAGTTGCCGTTGAGCTTGCCGTCCCTTGCCATTCTTCCCAAGACCTTGTGAACCGGGTCACTGATGGGCGACGGAACTATGTTCTCATAAGGAGTTGATGGCAGCGGGGTCAGGTAATGTGCCCTTACTTTTCCACCTTTGCGGCATATCCATTTGATCTGTTCAAGTGTGCTTTGCTGATCCTCTTCACGCTCATCCGGGAAACCAAAGATGAAATCCACGATCGGGATTATTTCATGCTCAAAGCAGCGTTCAATTGCAACCGTGACATCATCGGAAGTATGACCGCGGAGCATTTCTTTCAATATCCTGTCACTTCCGGATTGTGCACCCATGCTGATCGTTCTGTTGGTGCAGTATTTGTCTATCAGGTCCAGACCTTCATGAGTTGTGAATTCCGGTCGGATCTCAGAGGGAAAGGTACCGAAATATATATTTTTATCTTCCATTGAATGTAGCTGTGACAGAAGTTTCTCCACCTTATCAAAACGCGGATGGACTCCATCACCTCCATAAGCAAAAGCATTCGATGAAGTAAAACGCAGGTCACTGTAGTGTTTTGCGAACTTCAATATGGAATCAATACTCCTATGCCTCATTCGGTTGCCAAATAAACGGGGCGTCTGGCAGTATTTGCATTTCCAGGGGCATCCCCTGCTGATCTCGATAGGAGCACGTATGCCTTCCGGGTCAAAACATGGATAAGCATCAAGGTTAACAGGTTCACGTTTTTCAGTATACACCACGTTACCGTTCTTC is part of the Methanococcoides orientis genome and harbors:
- the uvrC gene encoding excinuclease ABC subunit UvrC: MKPDISNIPDLPGVYLMKDGSDNIIYIGKAKSLKKRVSQYFQSGKNHSSKTKAMVRKIEDIDYIVTDSEVGALILEANLVKKNRPHYNIDLKDDKRYPYVKVTVNKKFPRIFITRKRLMDGALYFGPYTNVKPVRRTLDMISQVFRIKSCNRKVDGKRTRPCLNYHIDRCYAPCNGSISKEEYRKNVMEAVKFFKGDTAGIISSLQEKMQEHAKAQEFEAAAAVRDQIAALKSLSEQQTATAGNDDSDLIATAADEETIFVQIFYIRDGNMVGKADFSLSWGDAAGDITKIVAEFIKQYYQDAPVPPEILVQYQIPEKELITKWLSEKASRSVSIQVPARGDKKKLLDMAARNAVMTMEQSHIKKSDQETALQALVQLRDELSLPTLPVQIEGFDISNISGTDAVGSLVVFNNGMPAKDKYRHFNIKTVKGIDDFAMMAEVVKRRYKKQKTEDNKMPDLILIDGGPGQVGAAMGSLKELGLDIPLVGLAKRFEHIIVPKEGQDEVVILPHTSDALRMLMQVRDESHRFAVSSHRRRRTARLSHSELDSIPGIGSSRKKALLNNFGSIDKIGRASIEELAEVEGISRGLAEKIADHFKSKQD
- a CDS encoding YkgJ family cysteine cluster protein produces the protein MEVNSIDEQIEDTKKELEEMLAYPDEKLIDIIKEVGFECDMCAKCCTKEFNDHVFLLDKDTEFIKSIDPNLIKPAPYYEFCDQNGRFYVSGYALRTKEDGSCVMLENKRCTMYDRRLTICRLYPYMLHRETDDEGNLDWRQISGLNEHGCYHSEISDSEAEKIAADTKAYEEAYLRQQIRFLGKVRDHFKKNGLRHVKSIYDRKMRSFSKGEEIEVYVYYKDELELSRASVDD
- a CDS encoding TIGR04013 family B12-binding domain/radical SAM domain-containing protein; this encodes MDICFRWMQKNTYSLASLLPLVPGNMVVKQPHDGIMIYSFATKQKEDIFAEVDDSSTDSIYIAGGPHPSGSVEDTLEHFDYVVIGEGEETLPELVRTLLSGNSPSDVKGIAYRKNGNVVYTEKREPVNLDAYPCFDPEGIRAPIEISRGCPWKCKYCQTPRLFGNRMRHRSIDSILKFAKHYSDLRFTSSNAFAYGGDGVHPRFDKVEKLLSQLHSMEDKNIYFGTFPSEIRPEFTTHEGLDLIDKYCTNRTISMGAQSGSDRILKEMLRGHTSDDVTVAIERCFEHEIIPIVDFIFGFPDEREEDQQSTLEQIKWICRKGGKVRAHYLTPLPSTPYENIVPSPISDPVHKVLGRMARDGKLNGNWDK